One genomic region from Leptospira tipperaryensis encodes:
- the cysW gene encoding sulfate ABC transporter permease subunit CysW has product MRQESLLARSILIGLVFLFTGLILLLPIYTVFHEAFSKGIGAYLEGIQEPDTISAFKLTLLVVAIAVPLNTVFGVISSFAITRFDFPGKSWLLTIIDSPFSVSPVISGLIFILLFGRQGWFGPLLEEMDIKIVFNTPGLVLATIFITLPFVTRELIPVLEAQGIEEEEAGLLLGASTLKVFFKIVVPGIKYGLLYGIILCNARAMGEFGAVSVLSGHIRGQTNTLPLQIEVLYNEYNSVAAFSAASLLVFLSLITLVAKQILERKIKITKKEAMLQEEA; this is encoded by the coding sequence ATGAGACAAGAATCCTTATTGGCTCGTAGTATTCTGATCGGATTGGTCTTTTTATTTACCGGTTTGATCTTGTTGCTTCCGATCTATACCGTTTTTCACGAAGCCTTCTCCAAAGGAATCGGCGCCTATCTCGAAGGAATTCAAGAACCGGATACGATTTCCGCTTTCAAACTCACGTTACTCGTCGTTGCAATCGCCGTTCCGTTGAACACTGTTTTCGGAGTCATCTCCTCGTTTGCGATCACAAGATTTGACTTTCCCGGAAAGAGTTGGCTTTTGACGATCATCGATTCTCCATTTTCAGTTTCTCCCGTGATCTCCGGTCTTATCTTTATTCTTCTTTTTGGAAGACAGGGTTGGTTCGGACCTTTGCTGGAAGAGATGGATATCAAGATCGTGTTCAACACGCCTGGACTTGTCTTAGCGACGATCTTTATCACGCTTCCCTTTGTCACAAGAGAATTGATTCCCGTCCTCGAAGCTCAAGGGATCGAAGAGGAAGAAGCCGGTTTATTGCTCGGGGCTTCCACTCTCAAAGTCTTTTTTAAGATCGTAGTTCCCGGAATCAAATACGGGTTGTTATACGGAATCATTCTTTGTAACGCAAGGGCGATGGGAGAATTCGGAGCCGTATCCGTTCTTTCCGGACATATCCGAGGACAAACGAATACCTTACCTCTACAAATCGAAGTCCTTTACAACGAATACAACTCGGTGGCTGCGTTTTCAGCGGCCTCACTTCTTGTATTCTTATCCTTAATCACACTCGTTGCAAAACAGATCTTGGAAAGAAAAATCAAGATCACAAAAAAAGAAGCAATGCTCCAAGAGGAGGCATAA
- a CDS encoding PP2C family protein-serine/threonine phosphatase, whose translation MGGDFYNIRKIGKQQIRIFIADAIGHGIQASLITMVIQNEYSSIFDLNLSPGELLTKLSKKFASRVGDVSPFFSRLLLDLDLDKNRILFASSGNPACILTGGEKLESLQLVGPYAGILPEHNYAELSYDLPQDFRLILFTDGLPDRFLFSGDENEFFSIEDWIRNRTDEPLKNVCKKLSNLANSLPLPDFKKDDITLLGIERSNLESPRFFDL comes from the coding sequence GTGGGCGGGGATTTTTATAATATTCGAAAGATCGGAAAGCAACAAATCAGAATCTTTATCGCGGATGCGATCGGACACGGAATCCAAGCTTCTCTGATCACGATGGTGATTCAAAACGAATACAGTTCCATCTTTGATTTGAATCTTTCTCCGGGGGAACTTCTTACAAAACTTTCCAAAAAATTTGCTTCTCGGGTTGGAGACGTGAGTCCTTTCTTTTCCCGTCTTTTATTGGATTTAGATTTGGATAAAAATCGGATTCTTTTTGCGAGCTCCGGAAATCCAGCTTGTATCTTGACGGGAGGAGAAAAGTTGGAATCACTTCAACTCGTCGGACCTTACGCGGGAATACTTCCCGAGCACAATTATGCAGAATTATCTTACGACTTGCCCCAAGACTTTCGATTGATTCTTTTTACGGATGGATTGCCGGATCGTTTTTTATTTTCAGGAGATGAGAACGAGTTTTTTTCGATCGAGGATTGGATTCGAAATCGAACGGATGAACCTTTGAAAAACGTTTGTAAGAAATTGTCGAACTTAGCGAATTCTTTACCTTTGCCCGATTTTAAAAAGGACGACATTACCTTGCTCGGGATCGAAAGATCGAATTTGGAATCACCCCGGTTTTTCGATTTATAG
- a CDS encoding Rrf2 family transcriptional regulator — MTSRFTVAIHILSLLSLSEGKTRTSEELAESVNTNPVVIRKILSLLKSKGIVRNQMGPNGGYILAKPSSEISLKEIYEAIDEKIFQMHSKTPNKKCICGHSIQPILTKVYEKAERVLEDELGSTNLDSITKEILTFSKK; from the coding sequence ATGACTAGCCGGTTTACAGTCGCGATCCACATTCTTTCCCTGCTTTCGTTAAGCGAAGGTAAAACCAGAACGTCCGAAGAACTCGCGGAGAGCGTCAACACGAACCCGGTTGTAATTCGCAAGATTCTTTCCCTGCTAAAAAGCAAGGGTATCGTTCGAAACCAGATGGGCCCGAACGGCGGTTACATTCTTGCGAAACCTTCTTCCGAGATCAGCCTGAAGGAAATCTACGAAGCGATCGACGAGAAGATCTTTCAGATGCACTCGAAAACTCCCAATAAGAAATGTATCTGCGGTCATTCTATTCAACCGATTTTGACAAAGGTCTATGAAAAAGCCGAACGTGTGTTAGAAGACGAATTGGGTTCTACAAATCTGGATTCGATTACAAAAGAGATTCTTACCTTCTCCAAGAAGTGA
- a CDS encoding DUF445 family protein, with protein MFFASSQSVKSPFRKRQIFSNSLLIGFSVAILGILFFGNPETPFSKIVLSALEGGLIGGLCDWFAVWKTYKAIEEDSFTLAGEIGNWVAGDLLHHEVIRSRIRMVLEDPTTRDDVHEVLLETFGNEVKTKEVLNQLFERVEEDIVEYIVHYQFSGTDVALLKELNRQKEIMDTIKLLIGESMIRVADTDEFRSLLQEILGKMNLVAQVVLSLVVDFPKKLKEYGNHVKEGLVIESKDEKTIEKLVNLMAASTETYISSWNELPLEQREKAVRSLMGFLKDQASRLLGTLIQTHLKEIGEIKTLQEYAPLRSVLEFVEKRVDEGVSGYIGKQITTRLQSLDPKDLRKNLEWKTRNVLETIRINGSILGFFLGCATGLIRFFF; from the coding sequence ATTTTTTTTGCCTCTTCTCAGTCCGTCAAATCACCGTTTCGAAAAAGACAGATCTTTTCCAATTCTCTTTTGATCGGTTTTTCAGTTGCGATTCTTGGAATTCTTTTTTTTGGAAATCCGGAAACTCCTTTTTCAAAGATCGTATTGTCCGCGTTAGAGGGAGGTCTGATCGGAGGGCTTTGTGACTGGTTCGCCGTTTGGAAAACATACAAGGCGATCGAAGAGGATAGTTTTACTCTCGCGGGTGAGATCGGAAACTGGGTGGCTGGAGATCTGTTACACCACGAAGTGATTCGCTCTCGGATTCGAATGGTTTTGGAAGACCCGACGACCAGAGACGACGTTCACGAAGTTCTTTTGGAAACCTTTGGAAACGAAGTTAAAACAAAGGAAGTCTTAAACCAACTCTTTGAAAGAGTGGAAGAGGACATCGTAGAATACATAGTTCATTATCAGTTCTCAGGAACGGATGTCGCTTTATTAAAAGAGTTAAACCGACAAAAAGAGATCATGGATACGATCAAACTTCTGATCGGAGAATCCATGATCCGAGTGGCCGATACGGATGAATTCAGATCTCTTTTGCAAGAAATATTAGGAAAAATGAATTTAGTCGCTCAGGTCGTTTTGAGTCTTGTCGTAGATTTCCCAAAAAAATTGAAAGAATACGGAAATCACGTCAAAGAAGGCCTCGTCATCGAATCCAAGGACGAAAAGACGATCGAAAAACTCGTCAACTTGATGGCGGCCTCCACGGAAACTTATATCTCTTCTTGGAACGAACTTCCTCTGGAACAAAGAGAAAAGGCGGTTCGTTCCCTGATGGGTTTTCTAAAAGATCAGGCGAGTCGTCTTTTGGGAACTCTCATCCAGACACACTTAAAAGAAATCGGCGAGATCAAAACCCTACAAGAATACGCGCCTCTTCGTTCCGTTTTGGAATTTGTAGAAAAACGCGTCGACGAAGGAGTTTCCGGTTATATCGGAAAACAGATCACTACCAGACTTCAAAGTCTGGACCCGAAAGATCTCAGAAAGAATTTAGAATGGAAAACTCGGAACGTTCTGGAAACGATTCGGATCAACGGAAGTATTCTCGGATTCTTTTTGGGTTGTGCGACCGGTTTGATTCGATTTTTCTTTTGA
- a CDS encoding S1C family serine protease — MIQWVQSDSKDPFPKVSKTSSSESEEDLMDAYSRAVTNAVETVSPAVVHLKVSGNRGGGAGSGFLISPDGFIVTNQHVVENASEINAEFPDGRSHKAMKIGEDPMTDIAVLKVTSDPFPYLHFSKPTSVKVGQLAIAIGNPLGYESTVTAGVVSALGRSLRSRSGRLIEDVIQTDAALNPGNSGGPLVNSRGELIGINTAIIPSAQGICFAVGSGTAEYVITRLMKNGFVKRGYLGIAGQNQSIPNRLKIFNKLEQTSGVLVIEVENSSPAAGSLLRKGDMILSLNEQVIRSIDDMHRTLDESTIQKDLPIRVLREGSLRTFSIRSGEI, encoded by the coding sequence ATGATTCAATGGGTTCAATCGGATTCCAAAGATCCCTTTCCAAAAGTTTCAAAAACATCCTCTTCCGAAAGTGAAGAAGATCTGATGGACGCGTATTCGAGGGCTGTGACAAACGCGGTGGAAACCGTAAGTCCTGCGGTCGTCCATCTCAAAGTTAGCGGAAACCGCGGCGGTGGAGCCGGTTCCGGATTCTTAATATCGCCCGACGGTTTTATCGTAACCAATCAACACGTAGTAGAAAACGCGTCCGAGATCAACGCGGAATTTCCGGACGGAAGAAGTCACAAAGCGATGAAGATCGGTGAAGATCCGATGACCGATATCGCAGTACTAAAAGTAACGAGCGATCCGTTTCCGTATTTGCATTTTTCTAAACCTACCTCCGTAAAAGTCGGTCAACTCGCGATCGCAATCGGAAACCCGCTCGGTTATGAATCCACTGTGACCGCGGGCGTAGTAAGCGCCTTGGGAAGAAGTCTTCGTTCCCGTTCGGGAAGACTGATCGAGGACGTGATCCAAACCGACGCGGCTCTTAACCCAGGAAACTCAGGCGGTCCCTTGGTGAACTCAAGAGGAGAATTGATCGGAATCAATACCGCGATCATTCCTTCGGCTCAAGGAATTTGTTTTGCAGTCGGCTCGGGAACTGCCGAATACGTCATCACACGTCTGATGAAAAACGGCTTTGTAAAAAGAGGTTATCTCGGAATCGCCGGGCAAAATCAGAGCATCCCCAATCGTTTGAAAATTTTCAATAAGTTGGAACAGACTTCGGGAGTTCTCGTGATCGAGGTGGAGAATTCTTCTCCCGCGGCCGGAAGTCTATTAAGAAAAGGTGATATGATTCTTTCTTTGAACGAGCAAGTCATTCGTTCCATCGATGATATGCACAGAACCTTGGATGAATCTACGATTCAAAAAGATCTTCCGATTCGCGTTCTAAGGGAGGGTTCCTTAAGAACTTTTTCCATCCGAAGCGGGGAGATTTGA
- a CDS encoding putative quinol monooxygenase, which yields MIVVASSYKIFEERIEDFKKVSQDMAKESLETEDGVLRLDVLQADGDPGKFLFMEVYKSEAARKAHLETPQFISWRRAVPEWLSQGSTSIQYLPIHIDLPS from the coding sequence ATGATCGTTGTTGCGTCCTCTTATAAAATTTTTGAAGAAAGAATTGAAGATTTTAAAAAAGTCAGTCAAGACATGGCGAAAGAATCTCTCGAAACCGAAGACGGTGTGCTGAGACTCGACGTTCTTCAAGCGGACGGAGATCCCGGAAAATTCTTATTTATGGAAGTGTATAAAAGCGAGGCCGCGAGAAAGGCTCATCTCGAAACTCCTCAGTTCATTTCTTGGAGAAGAGCCGTTCCGGAATGGTTGAGCCAGGGAAGCACTTCGATTCAATATCTTCCGATTCACATCGACCTTCCAAGCTGA
- a CDS encoding alginate export family protein has product MTKIITGVFFICTLTFGLFSQDTKKTKSSEPAPVLNLDPPTDVKYEEQPNDGKGIPEIQQELAKEEPYKSPYKGKLPGEFMKSMLLSPEHQDAVRKVDRLWLGDIFRVGFQVRPRFDYSHNADFDKRTQDDRNYATQNSQVSFIIDPSPYVAAKVTIQDVRVFGGEQSRKDGQLGYLGLSNSAGVELSSAPTATNSVSVKNNTDLREGFIQLKNFAEGCEVYIGRQIFGFGDNRYIGGRNDGQTGNSFDGARVKYNSKYFNSEAFTSIIAEDSNAGSGNNTANGVKRGTVNDTYLSGLYNTLKFEDFLVDFYYFNIDKKWEQGPTPTTSLDRTRQRDDLNTVGFRLTNRTDGNRLPKAKSWDWTLEGSWQYGFNGQRVNAGWDQLKQTVDGKSTSARIYTENVQYDAKYFIAQTGYTFFDRFRVGIQYSIASGDPNRTDNKVATYDASFATRSGGFPYFDSGNGIVNATFWSNTKTKSIHLMYNSANYGRFIFVAYDVQKASENDAWYSSGGAPNTGLTTENASGSAFGGYKLGERGGKRLFYEFDVIYQYYLKDYVSIWTGASYLLAGDSVRNARVNPWATNVNDRYTLDGKSYSFFLFVQFAM; this is encoded by the coding sequence ATGACGAAGATAATTACGGGAGTTTTTTTCATCTGTACTCTTACATTTGGCCTATTCTCTCAAGATACAAAGAAAACAAAAAGCTCTGAACCCGCTCCTGTTCTGAACTTGGATCCTCCTACGGATGTAAAGTACGAAGAACAACCGAACGACGGAAAAGGGATTCCTGAAATTCAGCAAGAGCTCGCAAAGGAAGAACCTTATAAAAGTCCTTACAAGGGCAAACTTCCCGGTGAGTTTATGAAATCGATGCTTCTTTCCCCCGAACATCAAGACGCGGTTAGAAAGGTCGATCGACTCTGGCTCGGTGATATCTTTCGTGTCGGCTTCCAAGTTCGTCCTCGTTTTGATTACAGTCACAACGCGGATTTTGATAAGCGAACTCAGGACGATCGAAATTATGCGACTCAGAACTCTCAAGTCTCGTTTATCATCGATCCGAGTCCTTATGTCGCCGCTAAGGTTACGATTCAAGACGTTCGCGTTTTTGGAGGAGAACAATCCAGAAAAGACGGTCAGTTAGGTTATCTCGGACTTTCCAACTCCGCCGGCGTCGAACTCAGCTCGGCTCCCACCGCGACCAACTCTGTGAGCGTTAAGAACAACACGGACCTAAGAGAAGGTTTCATTCAGCTGAAAAACTTTGCGGAAGGATGCGAGGTTTATATCGGAAGACAGATCTTCGGTTTCGGAGATAACAGATACATCGGAGGAAGAAACGACGGTCAGACCGGCAACTCTTTCGACGGAGCTCGTGTGAAATACAATTCCAAATATTTCAACTCGGAAGCTTTTACTTCGATCATCGCGGAAGATTCGAACGCGGGAAGCGGAAACAATACCGCGAACGGAGTAAAACGAGGAACTGTAAACGATACGTATCTTTCGGGTTTATACAACACCCTTAAATTCGAAGACTTTCTCGTGGATTTCTACTACTTCAATATCGATAAAAAATGGGAACAAGGTCCGACTCCGACCACAAGTTTGGATAGAACCAGACAAAGAGACGACTTGAATACGGTCGGATTTCGCTTAACAAACCGGACAGACGGAAACCGTCTTCCAAAAGCAAAATCCTGGGACTGGACCTTAGAAGGTTCTTGGCAATACGGTTTTAACGGTCAAAGAGTAAACGCAGGCTGGGATCAACTCAAACAAACCGTGGACGGAAAATCGACTTCTGCGAGAATCTATACCGAAAACGTTCAGTATGACGCGAAGTATTTTATCGCTCAGACGGGTTATACTTTTTTTGATCGCTTCCGAGTCGGAATTCAATATTCGATCGCTTCCGGGGATCCGAATAGAACCGATAACAAGGTAGCAACCTACGACGCATCCTTTGCGACAAGATCCGGCGGTTTTCCCTACTTCGACTCCGGAAACGGGATCGTGAACGCGACGTTCTGGTCGAACACAAAAACCAAATCGATTCACTTGATGTATAACTCCGCAAACTACGGAAGATTTATCTTCGTGGCTTACGACGTACAAAAAGCATCCGAAAACGACGCATGGTATTCTTCCGGTGGAGCTCCTAACACTGGGCTTACGACGGAGAACGCATCCGGTTCTGCATTCGGCGGATACAAACTGGGAGAAAGGGGCGGCAAACGTTTGTTCTACGAGTTCGACGTGATCTATCAGTATTATCTCAAAGACTACGTTTCGATTTGGACCGGAGCTTCTTATCTGCTCGCAGGAGATTCCGTTAGAAACGCGAGAGTCAATCCATGGGCCACTAACGTAAACGATCGATACACACTGGACGGAAAGTCGTATAGCTTCTTTCTTTTTGTCCAATTTGCAATGTAA
- a CDS encoding sulfate ABC transporter substrate-binding protein, translating into MKTKIFKIATITFFWTMGNMSLSAKDVTLLNVSYDPTRELYAEYNKLFANYWKSKTGDEVRINQSHGGSGKQARSVIDGLEADIVTLALAYDIDIIASKGLIARDWLKSLPNNSTPYTSTIVFVVRKGNPKNIKDWDDLIKPKVGVITPNPKTSGGARWNYLAAWAFAQKKFNNDNSKVQDFIKTLFKNVPVLDSGARGSSNTFAQNGIGDVLIAWENESFLILEEFGKDKYEVVFPSLSILAEPPVAIVEKNAEKHGTLETAKAYLKSLYSEAAQEIIAKHGYRPRSQAVLKKYESKFPKLDLITVDGHFGGWHKAQKDHFADGASFDQLYVK; encoded by the coding sequence ATGAAAACAAAAATATTCAAAATCGCAACTATCACGTTCTTCTGGACGATGGGAAACATGAGTCTTTCCGCAAAGGACGTGACTCTTCTAAACGTCTCCTACGATCCGACTCGAGAATTGTATGCGGAGTATAACAAACTCTTTGCAAACTACTGGAAGTCTAAAACCGGAGATGAAGTAAGGATCAATCAGTCTCACGGTGGAAGTGGGAAACAAGCGAGATCCGTAATCGACGGACTCGAAGCAGACATCGTTACACTCGCCCTCGCCTACGACATCGATATCATCGCGTCGAAAGGTTTGATCGCGAGAGATTGGTTGAAAAGTTTGCCCAACAACAGCACTCCTTATACTTCTACGATCGTATTCGTTGTAAGAAAAGGAAACCCGAAGAATATCAAAGACTGGGACGATCTTATCAAACCGAAAGTCGGGGTAATCACTCCGAATCCGAAAACGAGCGGCGGGGCGAGATGGAACTATCTCGCAGCTTGGGCATTCGCACAGAAAAAATTCAACAACGATAATTCTAAGGTTCAGGACTTTATAAAAACATTATTTAAGAATGTTCCGGTTCTGGATTCCGGCGCTCGCGGTTCGAGTAACACCTTTGCACAAAACGGAATCGGCGACGTCTTGATCGCATGGGAAAACGAATCCTTTCTCATCTTGGAAGAATTCGGAAAGGACAAGTATGAAGTTGTATTTCCTTCCCTGAGCATTCTCGCGGAACCTCCGGTTGCGATCGTAGAAAAAAACGCGGAGAAACACGGAACCTTAGAAACGGCAAAAGCTTATTTAAAGTCCCTCTACTCCGAAGCCGCTCAAGAAATTATTGCCAAACACGGATATCGTCCGAGAAGTCAGGCCGTATTGAAAAAATACGAATCCAAATTTCCAAAATTAGATCTGATCACGGTGGATGGTCATTTTGGCGGATGGCATAAAGCGCAGAAGGATCATTTTGCGGACGGAGCGTCCTTCGACCAACTCTACGTAAAATAA
- the cysT gene encoding sulfate ABC transporter permease subunit CysT, producing MSILNVRTRPYGKSAFGISLGLTVTYLSLLVIIPLGALFLKSTGIGWSGFWKLLTNERILSALYLSFGAGAIAAFLNLFIGFLFAWVLVRYEFPGKSILDSLVDLPFTLPTAVAGIALTTIYAKNGIIGKLLDPYGIKIAYTPIGIIIALVFIGFPFVVRTVQPVLEEFPKELEESAYCLGANRWQIFRKIIFPELLPPLITGAAMAFARGIGEYGSVVFISGNLPGKTEILPLLIVTKLEQYEYEEATGIAFIMLVISFSILLGINIFQTITARRKG from the coding sequence GTGTCCATTTTGAATGTAAGAACCAGACCCTACGGAAAGTCGGCCTTCGGAATCAGCCTTGGCCTCACCGTAACCTACTTGAGTTTGTTGGTCATCATTCCGTTAGGCGCGCTCTTCCTCAAAAGTACCGGGATCGGATGGAGCGGTTTTTGGAAACTTCTCACAAACGAAAGAATTTTGTCCGCGCTCTACTTAAGTTTCGGCGCGGGAGCAATCGCGGCGTTCTTAAACTTATTTATAGGATTCTTATTCGCATGGGTGTTGGTCCGTTACGAGTTTCCCGGTAAGTCGATTTTAGATTCGTTAGTCGATCTACCTTTCACACTTCCCACTGCGGTCGCAGGGATCGCGTTAACCACCATCTATGCAAAAAACGGAATCATCGGAAAACTATTGGATCCCTACGGAATCAAAATCGCATATACTCCGATAGGAATCATCATCGCGCTCGTCTTTATCGGATTTCCTTTTGTGGTAAGAACGGTTCAACCGGTTCTGGAAGAATTTCCAAAAGAACTGGAAGAATCCGCATATTGCCTCGGAGCCAATCGTTGGCAAATTTTTAGAAAGATCATATTTCCGGAACTACTTCCTCCGTTGATCACGGGCGCGGCGATGGCGTTTGCACGGGGAATCGGAGAATACGGGTCCGTCGTATTTATCTCGGGAAACCTTCCCGGTAAAACCGAAATTCTTCCCTTATTGATCGTAACCAAACTCGAACAATACGAATACGAGGAAGCGACGGGAATCGCATTTATCATGCTCGTAATCTCCTTTAGCATATTATTAGGTATTAATATTTTTCAGACGATAACGGCAAGGAGAAAGGGATGA
- a CDS encoding pirin family protein, with the protein MEAVYHAQETRGKADFGWLKSRHTFSFSSYYEPNRMQFGKLRVLNDDIVIGGKGFPPHPHENMEIVSIPLSGSLEHKDSEGNSSVIQAGEVQIMSAGTGIVHSEYNASPTEQVNFLQIWILPDKMGIAPRYEQKKFNVEDRQGKFQTVVSPEKGNGAVWINQDVSFSLAHGKKEFKIDYILKNENRGVYFFLISGSVEIEGKKLSARDGLGLWAPSKMEIHFLEESEILAIDTPK; encoded by the coding sequence ATGGAAGCAGTATACCACGCGCAAGAAACAAGAGGGAAGGCGGATTTTGGATGGCTGAAGAGCAGACATACTTTCAGTTTTAGTTCCTACTATGAACCGAACCGGATGCAATTCGGTAAACTCAGAGTTCTCAACGACGATATCGTAATAGGCGGAAAAGGGTTTCCTCCGCACCCGCACGAGAATATGGAAATTGTTTCTATTCCTCTTTCCGGAAGTTTGGAACACAAAGACAGCGAGGGAAACAGCTCCGTCATTCAAGCCGGTGAAGTGCAGATCATGTCGGCAGGAACCGGAATCGTACATTCCGAATACAACGCATCTCCCACGGAACAAGTTAATTTTTTACAGATCTGGATTCTTCCGGATAAGATGGGAATCGCCCCTCGTTACGAACAAAAAAAGTTTAACGTGGAGGATCGTCAGGGAAAATTTCAAACCGTGGTTTCGCCGGAAAAGGGGAACGGCGCGGTCTGGATCAATCAGGACGTTTCGTTTTCCCTCGCTCACGGGAAAAAAGAATTCAAGATTGATTATATTCTAAAAAATGAAAATAGAGGAGTTTATTTTTTTCTGATATCCGGTTCCGTGGAGATCGAAGGCAAGAAATTGTCGGCAAGAGACGGGCTTGGACTCTGGGCTCCTTCGAAAATGGAAATTCATTTTTTGGAAGAATCGGAAATTCTCGCGATCGATACTCCGAAGTAA
- a CDS encoding sulfate ABC transporter substrate-binding protein: protein MNSKLAKLTLTAIFFLTDSSVLFSETKLLNVSYDPTRELYSQINKLFVAHWKKQTGEDLIVNQSHGGSGKQARAVIDGLEADVVTLALAQDIEAIAEKSKLLSTDWENLLPHQSSPYTSAIVLLVRKGNPKGIKDWDDLIKPGIGVVTPNPKTGGGARWNYLAAWGFAKGEYGSEAKAKEFVKNLYKNVLVLDSGARGSLTTFVQRGIGDVLISWENEAHLALKETANQPNSQVEIVFPSVSILAEPSVAVVTKNAEKHGTLKVAESYLKYLYTPEGQEVIAKNYYRPTDSKVLAKYKSIFKNLKLFTIRDVEGSWKKAQEKHFAEGGIFDQIYSK, encoded by the coding sequence ATGAACTCAAAACTAGCAAAACTCACACTCACCGCAATCTTCTTTCTCACGGATTCTTCCGTTCTTTTTTCGGAAACAAAACTCTTGAACGTTTCTTACGATCCGACTCGCGAACTCTATTCTCAAATCAATAAACTCTTCGTTGCACATTGGAAAAAACAAACCGGAGAAGACTTAATCGTCAATCAGTCTCACGGAGGTTCCGGCAAACAAGCAAGAGCCGTGATCGACGGATTGGAAGCGGACGTAGTAACTCTCGCTTTGGCCCAGGACATCGAAGCCATCGCCGAGAAATCAAAATTACTTTCCACCGATTGGGAGAATCTTCTTCCACACCAGAGTTCGCCTTATACATCCGCGATCGTTCTTTTGGTAAGAAAGGGAAATCCGAAAGGAATCAAAGACTGGGACGATCTTATCAAACCGGGAATCGGAGTCGTGACTCCCAATCCTAAAACCGGCGGAGGCGCACGGTGGAATTATCTCGCAGCCTGGGGTTTTGCAAAAGGCGAATACGGCTCCGAAGCAAAAGCAAAAGAGTTTGTTAAGAATCTCTATAAGAACGTTCTCGTTTTGGATTCAGGGGCGAGAGGATCTTTGACAACATTTGTTCAGAGAGGAATCGGAGACGTTCTGATCTCTTGGGAAAATGAAGCCCACCTCGCCTTGAAAGAAACCGCAAACCAACCGAACTCCCAAGTGGAAATTGTCTTTCCAAGCGTGAGCATTTTGGCTGAACCTTCCGTCGCAGTCGTAACCAAGAACGCCGAAAAACACGGAACTCTCAAGGTAGCCGAAAGTTATCTGAAATATTTATATACTCCCGAAGGACAGGAAGTGATCGCAAAAAATTACTATCGTCCCACCGATTCCAAGGTTTTAGCAAAGTATAAAAGTATATTCAAGAATTTGAAACTGTTTACGATCAGAGACGTAGAGGGTTCTTGGAAAAAAGCCCAAGAAAAACATTTCGCCGAAGGCGGAATATTCGATCAAATCTACTCGAAGTAG